TACAATGCCAGTTGCATGGTTAAAATAAtgaaatgtttgtacatgtatttttttttaaggcaaataAGTAATTTCTTGTATAAGAGCCTTTATAATACAATGTACAATTATCCCTAAaattgtgcacattttttatgctTTGTTCAGATTAAAAATAGCTgctgttattttgttatgtttttgctttttttgttttggtttttaaaaagtcaaaGTTAATAAAGTAAGCTTGTTTTCACCACAGTTACCGAGTATTAGGtgattttctttcttgtttgaactttaattttatttaaattaattacaaactctatgaaaataaataatataaaataaccaGATTTTATCCTCGCctataaattaaatgaaaggcACATGGCCATTCAAGGTGATTGAACTAGGGCCAAAGTTCATGGTTAGATTAGTAAACTTGCCCAGTCCCTCCGATTAATACTTGAATTTTGATCCAGATGTTTGTGCgacattattttctttctttacgATTCTCTATCTCTGCAATCCGCATATAAttatacacaaacaaattatttataaaaatataaaatttagtTTCTAAATGGCTTAGAAATTAAGTTTGTGTACAACACTACAAACATTCTTATCCAATCCTCTTCGGCAACCCTTctgtttacaataattattattacccaCCGTTTCATATGGGTTGCCGTTGGCTATTTTTACACAACTATCAACAATGACTCTTTGGAGCGATGGGGGCTCAAATTgttatcaaaattgcaagaaaaataaAGACAGTAAAACgcccttgttacacaaaatgtgtgtgctctcttagattcaaatattaatttagtgtGAAACTACCTCATTCTATTCTACGTAACTTTAAGAAGGaaccgtttctcataatgtgttttactatcaacagctcttcgttactcgttaccaagtacgtcgaccaaaatatttgttgagtaATATATAAGTTGATTTAAATGAGCAGTTCTCCTCTGTAGTCTAGTTTCTGGTTTGTAATATTCTGACCGAGGAACACACTGATTGCCGACAGAATAATCGTAAAGTTATGTCCTTTGCTTTCTTCGTGTATCTCTGCCGAGAAGGCCAAAAGGCGATCCCAAAAAGCCTCATGGCGACAGCTCCTCTGACGCGAGAGGGCGTAGTTAAACTGAACCCACACGTCGTCGATGTTGATGCCGCCGACTGCAAGTAACGGTAGAATGAGCACCAAGAATTTCTCATTAAAGATAACGATGTTGATTAATAAATTTTCATTGGCGAGATACATCTTTGTCCCGCTGTAGACTTCGTAGTTCCATGTGATATGGACGGTGATTCCTAGCACGGCTGAGGCCATGATGAACGGCATCAGGAATGTTAGCACACGCCTAAGCAGGCAAAACTCGTGGTTTATCTCTGCTATGCGACGCCTACACAGGGCAAGGTTTCCTTCGTAGCGTTTGATGAACACCAGGACAAGGTTAAACTCTGCTGTTAAAGCCATGCGCATGACCAGGACATAGTACCAGAAGCATGCGAAGAGTGGAAGCCCAACAACCGACGTGCCAATGATCACCACAAGCTTAAAGAGTGTGAAAGCTAACTCTCGTCTGGCCGTTGTTGGAGTGTAACTCTGTTTGTTATCCATCGCGGCACTGAGAATTTGAATACCGTTCAGAACATGCAGAGCATTAATTGCCAGAATCCAGACGGTGGTAAAGAATAGGAACAGCACACCAGGTAAACGGAACTGTGTACCAGTTAAACTCAACAGACGCCTAGCAATGTAGTCTTGATGAAGCACTTGCCACCAAGAGCTGTTTTTCTTCCCTGAGGCCCGGTGGATATACCGCATGGTGTTTGACACAGTGCAGATCAGAGCAACCTCGAGTAGTATGGCTTCATATGATAAGACAGACAGGAGATGTGTGATGTAGCGGAATATACCCCAGAACTTGATCATATACCAGAACAGTGCGACTATGGTACACACAAGGAACATCAAGATGGGAAGGTTGGCCAGAATGCCACACGGGGCACTGTTCAGTCGTTCTggaactgaaaacaaaacattggttTTACACCAAAAATGTGCACCAATAAAAAAACCACACTGCTGGCACTAGTGGAAATGCGTCATTTTCGGGTATGACTAGAACCATGTATTTAAAACCACCTGGATACAAACCACACCCTTCTTATTTGTCCACCCGATATATAAAGATTCGGGTCTCGACTTTatatcaattttttaaagcTACTTCCCCATTATTTGTTATCACAAAAAGTTAAAGTCCCAAGTATCGTGGCCCTTCAGAGGGCTTGTAAACGCTAACGTCATGGGTAATAATAGTTTTCTCCGAAGTGCAAGGCCATGTGGAGTAGTAGATTGGACCATTCTATtttgaggagggggggggggcataaacATGACTCTATAGCGGCAATGATATAGCACGCTTACCAGCTTTAGTGAAATCGTTTATCGCTGCCCCGTTGGCGTTCCATAGGACACTCCTGCACACGGCACAGTTGCCGTCTTCTTTTGATTCTCCATCAGTGACGTCATCTCTCTCGGTGTCCGGTTTTTTCCCTTCACCAGTTTCCATGTCAGTAGTAGCAGTGTCGACTGCCATGTGGAAACCTGTAATgaaattatcaaacaaatttgGAAGGCTATAGATAATCCCCCTACTCGTacctaagagctgaattgcgaagggtacgcggctacaacgtgtccGAGAAGCAGGTTTGCAAGGGTGCCTTCGtaggcagccagccacatcaacccattatgaccacggagcacagccacaTCGAAATGAATGACCCGATGGTCTGGAAACCCTCGTTGCACAGCAGAGAGTCAACGCACGGTAGCACTgaccgggtatcgaaccagcGTCACATTGGTTGAGAGGCGAACGCTTTACGCTCATGCCAATAAACACTGCCCCAGTAAAGGCAATTTTGGATTAGAGATTCAGCGTAGAGAGTGATGCAATGCGTTATGACCTTCAGCCAAACTTCTCAAATCCAGACTTCCTAGCTGTAAAAAAGTCCTCATTGTGAATTTTTGTTATAGTAATGTTGTTAACTTTTAGCACTTTACCACCCACAGGCGCCCGTACCGCCCGCAACCGCCCTCGAAGTTTGACAAGTTGTATTACTTAACATAAGACTAAAACACAGCAAACAGTCTAAGAGCGTGATCTCAAGATGGCAGCAGTCTAAAATAGTACAAGGTCCcagtaagaaaaacaaaaccaatgacAAACTTGAGGCGTGTACATTGGAGCCAAAACGAACAACATAATATTAacttcatggttttttttttacaatcgaGGTTTAGAAAATGAAATTcttcaaaaacacaaactcaaagTAAGCTCACGGCAAACGGCTGGTCAGTATTAACATGGTAATACAATTCAACTGAAATATTGTAAAAATGTTTAGTCTTGcatattaaaatgaaaatagaatgactgaaacaAAACTTAATGAGAAGAAGGACATCGCGTGTGTACGACATCGAACTTATAATGCATgtgtgtatacaaaaaaaaaacaatgtttgagCTCCCTTTTCAATGGTTTGAGTGGTTTAGGGAAACGCGTGATTTTAATGCGTGTTTTACGTATGactgaattattttatttgtgctGAAATTGCCCGGGAAAACCTACACTATGAAGCCACCGTGGTCAAGTGTTCAGATTAAAGGATGTGCAATAACGGtgttgggttcgaatcctaccaaactaaccactgatttcaccaCCCACCTCACAATGACTATAGAATTACGTCGTCGTCTAGTTTACTGATTGACAGTGTCTTGATTATTGCAACTCATCGTAGgaacgttaaaccaatgttgttttgtatgaaaaagaatggatgttgccagcttggttttACTATcccctgtgggagtttgccgagttccctggAAGGGAAGATACTTTTTCCGTACACCAAAATTGGCAACTGTCGTATTCCTTTTTATTTGGAATTTCTAAACGATTAAAAAAGGGAaccattaaacaaaaatcaggatTTTCTTTTTGCATGATAATTCTctacagaaacaaatatttgactACGGGAAGATGGGCTAACAAGTAAACACATACgccaacaaacaaacgaacgaacaaacgaacgaacgaacaaacaccccaacaaacaaataaaccaaatgcatttttatttttcaacttACTCATAACGTCATCACCCGGAGGTTTCCTACGACAAAGAATACATGGTCTGGTCACTTGAAGTGGCCGGCCTTGAAACACACCGAGTAGGGTCAAAGTTGCAACCAAAAACTTCGGCCATGGAGGACTTGCTGTACTAGTGTTTGACTTTTTAACCACATCATCCATGGTTGGAAAGGGAAGTAGAGAGAATTGCAAAGAATTAAGATCTGAACTACACTTTTACTGAGTAGAGTTTCATAATAAATGTATGACAACAAAGATACATTCCTTCGGCTTTATACCAGTTACTTTACCTTGATatctatggaacgccaaagaggcatacATTCCGATCAAAATATAATGACTAAGGAACGCCAAAGGGCATACATTTTAATCATCACATCGATCGGTGTGTTGATCGGATAATTGTATACCTCTTTTGCATTTCATAGATATTGTTACAGATGGGCTTTCTCTCCCCCTTATCCTGTTCCttttgttatgacatatttgtttgtctttaagaacatctgtggtatttggcaaaacaggtcagtctgtttcacaatgtgtattgttagatgttatgcaacggtcataatgtaacattgtgtccttaatgtgttgacactccaaacttattattaaggtgcagtggacacaatgtttAGTATAATTGCCCACTGCATTGTGTGATGTTTCTAGCCTATAAAATACTGGGTATGCCTCTTGCTGGGTTACACTCATCACTCCGCCACCACCGAGTCAGCCAGGGGCTCTGCCCAACTCATACATTGATGGGTGTCACCACTTCAACCATCGGCCACACCATTGTCCAGTATTGGTGTTTCAGCCATATTCCAGTTACAGAGACAGTCAGTCacaactgtgctctttctccttcaagttgatggcttgaaccaaccggttcttgcacagagacagtcagccaaaactgtgctctttctccttcaagttgatggcttgaaccacccggttcttgcgctccgatggcctaaaacccacgcccggttttgaggctcttcctagatggcctaaaacccacgcccggttttgaggctcttcctagatggcctaaacccATGCCAGGTTTGAGGCTCTCCCTAGATGTACCAATCTAGTGCCAGACGTCAATTTAGAAGAGGCACCGTGTAACCAGCACATCGAACCCAGTCATCAAACTTCCGGTAGCTATAATCTTAGGGTCtctcatttgaattgtattaaatctgCCATGTGCATTATTAATGgttctattgctttaaatattgttgtttgagtaaaataaattatcatcgTGAATATAATCGCTGGTTTAGGTTTCACTCTTCCTTGTCAAATGTCTCTGTCGTGCCTTAGTTCCTTTTTGACATTGTAATGAATTAGGCGCACGTAACAATATCAAGTATTAAAAACAGGAACTATACTGTGTTGATATACATT
The sequence above is drawn from the Asterias rubens unplaced genomic scaffold, eAstRub1.3, whole genome shotgun sequence genome and encodes:
- the LOC117305850 gene encoding uncharacterized protein LOC117305850, which codes for MDDVVKKSNTSTASPPWPKFLVATLTLLGVFQGRPLQVTRPCILCRRKPPGDDVMSFHMAVDTATTDMETGEGKKPDTERDDVTDGESKEDGNCAVCRSVLWNANGAAINDFTKAVPERLNSAPCGILANLPILMFLVCTIVALFWYMIKFWGIFRYITHLLSVLSYEAILLEVALICTVSNTMRYIHRASGKKNSSWWQVLHQDYIARRLLSLTGTQFRLPGVLFLFFTTVWILAINALHVLNGIQILSAAMDNKQSYTPTTARRELAFTLFKLVVIIGTSVVGLPLFACFWYYVLVMRMALTAEFNLVLVFIKRYEGNLALCRRRIAEINHEFCLLRRVLTFLMPFIMASAVLGITVHITWNYEVYSGTKMYLANENLLINIVIFNEKFLVLILPLLAVGGINIDDVWVQFNYALSRQRSCRHEAFWDRLLAFSAEIHEESKGHNFTIILSAISVFLGQNITNQKLDYRGELLI